From Candidatus Binatia bacterium:
AGCGGCCTGCTCGTTGAACCACGCGCTTTCGGAGCTCGGTCTTTCGCTCATGGATCGAGACGAGATCGCGATGGCGGTGGAGTGTCTCGGAATGTCGTCGCGGGTACACCCGTGTCCACACAACATGAGCTTCGGACTGAGCACTCGACTCTGGAGCGCGCTGGCGGGCATTCCTGAGGCGGAGGATGCACGTAAAGAGTACGAGACGGTGGCCCGTGGGTTCGCGGCAGGATTCGGCGCTATCGATTGATCGGCGGCATGACGCAACGCTACGCATCCCGCAGCAACAAACCTCGGCAGCCCCCCTTTTTGATCCCAGTCGGCTCGAGCGCGCCATGCTACTCCGGCAACGCCGAGCACGGCTGCAGAGCCGCAGCGAATTTCGCGCGGGTCACGATGATGCGGACCAAGTCGCTCGGATTCGATTGATACTACATGGGCGCAAGGTTGGGATCCTTCGAATCATCGCTAACGAACCTGACGGCCAGCACAGGAACGGAGGCAAAGAACAGGAGTGCACGCGCAAAGGCGAGGACGCCGTTTCGACCACTGAGGTCGCGCCGGGCTATCCATCGTTGCGCGAATAGGTGACCGCCTTCAGCTGCCATCTTCATGTAACGCTCCGCGATACATTCATCGCGACAAACTCCACGGCCCTGGCTGTACATCCAGCCGAGCCGATAGCCCGCCGGCGCGTATCCCTGATCAAAAGCGCGGTTAAACCAGCCCACAGCTTCCGCATCTCGGTGTTCTCGCACCAAAAGGCTTCCCAAGTAGTACTGACCAACTCTGTACCCCGTCTCCGCCGCAGCGGAGTACAGCCGTTCCGCCTTCAGCGTATCGACGGCGACTCCCTTTCCGATGTCGTGAATCCACCCCAGGGTCACCTGAGAAAACTGCTCACCGGCGGCGCTGAGGTTCTCCAGTTCGAGAATCGCTTCGGAAATACGGCCCTCGTCAAGGAGACGCCGTGCGGCAAGCGCCTGCCTGTAGAGAACATCGGAACCGTTATCCATCCAGTTGGTGCTCAATCCGGGTTCCAAAAAGTTCCAAGACCAAAACGTCCAGAGATGCGCTATCCGACTTCGCCGGTCGGCATGATATGCCGCGCTCAAGCTCCACAGAAGTGACAGTGCGAGAGCTCGCTCGGGGCCACCAGTGCCCGCCGGGAACGGGTCTCCGGGGAGAGAACCCAGAGAGTGGTCAACTGATTCCGTTAACTACGCGCCTTCGAGAGCGGCGTATGGTTAACACCCTCACCCCAAGCCCCCGCAGCATGGAACACTCACGGGCTGCAGCTTGCCGGCAGCTGTCCCGCGAGGTGTCCGCAACATGAGCCACCATCAACGGTGCTATTGGTCCCATCGGGGCAGGTAGTATTGTTCCACTGCACTGAATCGAGAACGGTCCCGGTCAGGGTCGCGGATTGAAGATCCACACTAGTGAGATTGGCGCCTGTCATCACAGCATCCTCAAGAAACGCGGATGAAAGGTCTGTACCGGACAGGTCGGCGCCAGTCATAATCGTTCGTGCTAGTCCGGCCTGACTTAGATGCAGGTTGTGCAGGTCCGCTCCAGAAAGGTCCCCGTCGTATAAGTCCACCCTGGGTCCGTACAGGTTTCCACCGCGGCAGGTCCAGTCGGCGGGCAGGCCGATCGGACACGCCATCACTCCGAGTCCATTGTCCTGTTGAGAAAGGATCGCACCACTTAGATCAACGGCGCTCAGATCAAAGCTGCTCAGGTCAACACCCTGAAATCCGGCGTCTATCGCTCCGCTAAGATGTGCTCCAGTCAGAATTGCGAAATCAAAGTAGACACCGGTAAAAGTCGCGCCGGTGAGATTCGCGCCAGTCAGGTCAGAGTAATAGAAGAATAGGTCGGTGAGGTCAGCGTTCGATAGATCCGCTCCCTGAAACGTTGTCTGCAAGACTTGCGCATCTGTCAGCACTCTGCCGTGCAGGTCGCTGCCGTCGAGATCAAGGTCGGAAAGATTGACGCCAGGTCCAGTGAGGGCATTGCCACCGCACGCCCACGAGGTGGGGAGAGTAGCCGGACACCCCGACACGATGCCAGTCTGAAGGGCAGTGACATTCGTCACGGCCGCGAGATCGATGCCGCTGAGATTCGCCCCAGTAACCTTTGCCTGGCGAAAATCCGCGCCCACGACGTCGGCATCGTGGAGATCTGCGTTTTGAAAGTCCGCGTAGGGGCAGTACGTTCCCTCCAGATTTGCGCCGGCGAAAACGGCAGCCGAGACGTCTGATAGCCAAAGCGAAGAACCGTGAAGATCGGCCCCTGTCAGATCGGCGCCCGGAAGAAGATTTGTCGTACTCAGATCCTGTCCGCTCAGATCTGCGCCCCTCAGGTACATTGCAATTGTCCGGGCGACTTCGTTTATGGAGAGCCATACCTCGTTCGATCCCGGACAGGAGGATCCGTCCAATGCGGCATCAAAGCTCGGCGCGAACTTCTCATAACAGCCGAACCAGTTCGTCTTTGGTTTGATGCTGTCGTGCAGAACAAGCCCGCGTGCAATTTTGTTGTCACAGCCGACTACACGCGCAGCAATCCCGTTGCGGCCGATCACACACTTAACTTGATCCGCCGTCGTCGCCGTCGCTGCGCCCAAAAGACTCAGGATCGCGTCCTCGCTTGAAACGACCGCGGCCCAAGCCGCCGACGCATCACCTACGAGCGAACACGGCCCAACCGACTCCGCCAATTGAAAGGTAGAAATGAGCTTGGACTCGCAAGTGCTCAGATCCAACGTGGTTCCATACTGCATCGAGCCATTGTTTCGTTTCACCACGCATCGGAGCGCGTCGGCTGTCGCCTTCGCCTTCCCGGCGCTGCAGGTGCTGGTCGGGGCGATGCCGGCCGCCGACTGGGATGCGGCGGTCAAGAGAAACGCACCAACAAGCGCGCCAACGATCCTATGCGGGCCCTGACGAAGAAGACGGGTTTGTGACTGAATCGACTGGAGCCAGAACACTTTCTGTATCCGTTGGCGCATTCTAGCTCCTCTGCGGGGTAGCGTTTCTAAGGGCGACGGTGACAGGATCGTCCTCTGGCAAGTTTGAAACAAGTTAAAACCTCCGCGCGCCACGGTTCTCGGCCTGAAGCTACTCGATGACTCCTGGTGGCTAAGCTTCGCCCAACCAGCCATGACCGCGAGGCGAAATTGGAAGAATGGCGTGACCACGGGCGCCAACATACGCTCCAACCGCAGGCCAAGGCCGTTCGCTAACGTCGCAAGCAAGACCGCCTGGTCGCTCGCGCTTTTGATCGGCTGGATTTTGGCACACTACGGGGACGCCTCATGCACAAGGGTATCACCCAAGCCGCGTTCGATGTTTGATGAACGCGGGGTGCAAGATGGCTGCTCTGCCGGGGAGGACAAATCGATGTCGAAAATTGGACTGGCATTAGGTTTGATGATGGTCGTTCTCGCGACCGCGGGACGGGCGAATGCCACCGACATCTCTGCGAGAGGGATTTCGATCAGAGAGGGCGGCAAACTCACCCATCGGCAGGTCCGCGTTTCGTCGCGCGACGCGGCTATCCTGTTGCCGAATGGCGTCACCCCCTCAGCGGCAATCCACGTCTATAGCGCGAACGATGATTTCTGCTTCAAGATGCAGGCCGGCACAGGCTGGACGAACGATGGCTCAAGCTGGGCGTACGCGGACGAGGGAACGGGAAACGTCGCCTCCGTAACGAACGGGAAGCTCGTCATGAATCTCAAGTCGGGCGTCGCGTACTCGCTCAACGACGCGCCTCAAGCCGAAGTAAACGTGCAGGTCCAATTCGGCGACGGTCAACGGTACTGCCTGCACTGCAACGGAATCGAGATCATCCAGAACGACGCAAGGCGGTACAGTGGCAAGTATTGCTCGTCTTCTGTTTGCGATGCGGAGCCCGAAAGTTGCGACCCTCTCGTAGAATACGATTGGAGGGAATGGCCCGTGAGCGAAGGCGGCAATGGGCATTTCTATGCCGTGACCGCACCGTACGGCACCTGGTACGAGTCTCGGGATAAAGCGATTGCTGCCGGCGGACACCTCGTGACGATCAACGATGCCGCAGAGAACGACTGGCTGCGTCAACAGTACGGGACGCCAGGGCAGTTCGGCCAGGGTCTCTGGACAGGCTTCAACGACCTCGGAACCGAAGGTCACTGGGAATGGGTTGGAGGCGACGGTGGCTGGTGGGAGAACGGTAACCCGGCGAGCACGAGCTATGCGAACTGGTATCAGGGCACGCCCGAGCCCAATGGGGGTCTCGGCGAAAACGCCATGATCATTAACTACTCCGACTACAGCGGCGACAACCGCCACGGAACGTGGACCGACGCTGATGAGAACCGCACGGACTTCAAGGGTGGGATTATCGAACTTGACGGCCCGCCTTAGCGGCGAGCGCGCGCTCGAGGGAGAACCCGCGACGGCGGCGCGAAATCCGCGTGATGTCGCGAGGGTTTCCGACTTCGAACAAGCACGACGCGGCTATCGGCTGTTAACCAGAGCGGCTGCTGAGAGCGTCGATCCAAGGCTGAACGAGGCGAATTTCACTCTCAGAACGGCGCTCTGGGGAGAGAATTCTGAGAGTGGTTAACTAACAGTCATCCGATTTCAAGATCACGGTGGTGCTCGCCTGAGTCGCGGCTGGGCGACGTCGTGGAGAGACTGATCTTCGCGCAGAGTCCGATGACCAACTCGTCAGGACGCGACAGTGGCGCACCCACATCCGCGAACGGGCGCAACGGCGAGCGCTACCGGTGGATCTCCTCTGCCGCCGATAGCGATCGCCGCCGTCCGCAATTGAGCCGTTCCCGAGTGTGGCGCAAACCTGTTCACGCAGCCCACAAGACCGGCCAGTCGCAACGTCTATACTGGGCCGACGCAGACCTTGATGCCAACGGCCCGAGCTGCCGTCCATCACCTCCTGGTCGGTCAGCTCGGCAAATCACCGATGCGAATCCGCGGGCCTGAGCTGGCGTTCATGCACCTACGTCGTCGGTGGAAGCCGCGCGGCCTCGGCTCGGAAACCGTCGCGCGATTGGTCACGTCTCCGTCGGCTGAGTTTCGGCACACGACGCGGTCGGTGCCCGCTTTTTGGTAAATTGCTGGGCGGAACAATCCTGCTCGCCGTGGATGGCTCTAAACGCGAATGTTCGAGAACGCCGCGAGCAGCAGTCCCCTCCTCGAGCAGGAATCGCTCGGGAGGGGACCTTGTTCAGCCCGGAGTTATC
This genomic window contains:
- a CDS encoding tetratricopeptide repeat protein, encoding MSTNWMDNGSDVLYRQALAARRLLDEGRISEAILELENLSAAGEQFSQVTLGWIHDIGKGVAVDTLKAERLYSAAAETGYRVGQYYLGSLLVREHRDAEAVGWFNRAFDQGYAPAGYRLGWMYSQGRGVCRDECIAERYMKMAAEGGHLFAQRWIARRDLSGRNGVLAFARALLFFASVPVLAVRFVSDDSKDPNLAPM
- a CDS encoding pentapeptide repeat-containing protein; amino-acid sequence: MFWLQSIQSQTRLLRQGPHRIVGALVGAFLLTAASQSAAGIAPTSTCSAGKAKATADALRCVVKRNNGSMQYGTTLDLSTCESKLISTFQLAESVGPCSLVGDASAAWAAVVSSEDAILSLLGAATATTADQVKCVIGRNGIAARVVGCDNKIARGLVLHDSIKPKTNWFGCYEKFAPSFDAALDGSSCPGSNEVWLSINEVARTIAMYLRGADLSGQDLSTTNLLPGADLTGADLHGSSLWLSDVSAAVFAGANLEGTYCPYADFQNADLHDADVVGADFRQAKVTGANLSGIDLAAVTNVTALQTGIVSGCPATLPTSWACGGNALTGPGVNLSDLDLDGSDLHGRVLTDAQVLQTTFQGADLSNADLTDLFFYYSDLTGANLTGATFTGVYFDFAILTGAHLSGAIDAGFQGVDLSSFDLSAVDLSGAILSQQDNGLGVMACPIGLPADWTCRGGNLYGPRVDLYDGDLSGADLHNLHLSQAGLARTIMTGADLSGTDLSSAFLEDAVMTGANLTSVDLQSATLTGTVLDSVQWNNTTCPDGTNSTVDGGSCCGHLAGQLPASCSP
- a CDS encoding lectin-like protein → MTTGANIRSNRRPRPFANVASKTAWSLALLIGWILAHYGDASCTRVSPKPRSMFDERGVQDGCSAGEDKSMSKIGLALGLMMVVLATAGRANATDISARGISIREGGKLTHRQVRVSSRDAAILLPNGVTPSAAIHVYSANDDFCFKMQAGTGWTNDGSSWAYADEGTGNVASVTNGKLVMNLKSGVAYSLNDAPQAEVNVQVQFGDGQRYCLHCNGIEIIQNDARRYSGKYCSSSVCDAEPESCDPLVEYDWREWPVSEGGNGHFYAVTAPYGTWYESRDKAIAAGGHLVTINDAAENDWLRQQYGTPGQFGQGLWTGFNDLGTEGHWEWVGGDGGWWENGNPASTSYANWYQGTPEPNGGLGENAMIINYSDYSGDNRHGTWTDADENRTDFKGGIIELDGPP